TCTCCGATCACTCTCAAATACACCGGAAACAGCCGATTCAAAGCCCTGCCCAGCAGTCTGTAAAGTCTCGACATACACACAAAGTGAAACACCCACGGACAGCAACGCATCACCAAGGAATGTACTCGAACCATGAACCAGACTGCGCTACCACCCCATCGCTTCAGCAACTATCGCAAGGTGATTTCCCTGGCGGACCAGGACTGGCAGAACGCCGACACCGGAAAAGCCGCCGGATTGAATGTGCACATCGAGAGCCCCAATGTGCTGGTCGACCAGCATGGTCGGACCTTCCACCACTTCTGTACGACATCCTACCTGGGCCTGGATTATCACCCCGCCTTGCTGGATGGAGCCATGACGGCGCTATGGGAAGCCGGAACCCTGCGCGTTGCCAACTCGAAAAATCGCTGCAAGCTGGAAATCCTCGACCAATACGAAAGCCAACTGTCGGAGTTGTTCGGCGCCAGTTGCCTCAGTGCATTGTCTTGCAGCGCAGCGAGCTCGGGAATACTGCCGTTGCTGGCCAGCGGTGCCTTGACCGGCAATCGACCACCGGTCATGGTCTTCGACAAGCAGGCCCATTACTCGATGAACCATATCAAGGCCGCCTGTGCGGATGAAACCCAGGTCATCACCTGCCCACACAACGACATGGACTTCCTCGAAGACGTGTGCAAACGCCACGCTAACGTGACCTACGTGGCGGACAGCGCCTACAGCATGGGCGGCATGGCGGACCTGGATAGCCTGATGTGTCTCAAGCAGCGCCATGGCCTGTTCCTTTATCTGGACGATTCCCATGCGTTGTCCGCCGTGGGGCCCTCCGGCATTGGCCTGGTGCGATCGCGAATCCAGGCGGTGGACGAACGCACCCTGATTGTCGCCTCGCTGGCCAAATCATTCGGTGCCAGCGGTGGACTGGCCATGTTTGGCAGTGAACGGCACAAGACCCTGGTGCAACGTTACGGCGGCCCAAGCAATTGGTCGCAAAGCCTGAATTCGGCCGCTATCGGCGCAGGCATGGCCTCGATCCGCTTGCACCGCAGTCCCGAATTCAGTTCGTTGCAGGAGCGTTTGCAAGCTAATATCCGGCTGTTCGACAGCCTTATCCGCACCGAACAGTACGCCAGCCCCATGGCGATTCGCCTGGTGCACTGCGGCGAGGCGGTCCTGGCCACGCGTCTCGCGGTTGAACTCGCCGAACTGGGGTATTTCACCTCAGCGGTCTTTTTCCCCGTGGTGCCACAAGACAAAGCCGCGATCCGGATCACCCTGCGTGCCGACATGACGCCTGAGGTGATCCGTTCGTTCTGCGAGCAGGTCATTGACCTGCTGTTGGCCCACGGGCGCGACACTCGCCCTTGAATCGAGCCCTTGATGAACAACCGCACAACCCTGATCGTCACCTGCGCCACCGTTTTCCTCGCACAACTGGGCATGAGCATCTACCTGCCGGCCGTGCCTGACATTGCCCTGGACCTCAAGGCCAATGCGGCCCAGGTGTCGTGGGGATTGTCGGTCTACCTGATCGGCATGGCGCTGCCCATGCTGTCATGGGGCAGCCTGAGCCAGCGGCTCGGGCGCAAACCCGTCTTGCTTGCGGCATTGGTCCTGTACGGCCTGGGCAACCTGGCCTTGCCGTTGGGCACGTCACTGGAAGCGTTCTTGACGTTCAGGTTGATCCAGGGCATCGGTGCCAGCGGTATTTCGGTGATGGCGCGGGTGTTGATCCGCGACACGTTCAGCGGCGGCGTGCTGGCCAAGGCGCTGTCGTGGATATCGATCGCCTTCGTGGTTGCCCTCGGCATCGGCCAGTACCTCGGTTCGTTGATCCAGCTCGCGTTCGGGTGGGAGGCGATTTTCCTGGGCTTGGGTGCGGTCAGCCTGGTGATGGCAGCGGCGGTGTCCAGGGCCCGGTTTCCGATATTGACCGAAGTAAACAGTGGGCAATCGGCGTGGCACGTGTACGGCCAAATCGTCAGGCATCGCGGTTTTCTGCTACCTGCACTGGCAGGTGGGCTGGGGTATGGCGTGATCATCGCCTTCAACACCGGTGCGCCGCTGATCCTGCAGGAAAGTTTCCATTGGTCCGCCATCGAATACGGCCTGTTGGGCTGGCCGATCAGCGCGGCGTACCTGCTCGGCGCGTTGGCGGTGAATGCATTCGTGCTACGCACCGGCCAGCGTCGACTGATGGGCTGGGGCATCGCGCTCGTGCTGGGCGGCAGCGTGACCATGCTGACGGGAAGCATTGCATTGGGCAGTGTTGCCCTGCTGTTCTGGCTCCCGTACTGCTTCGCGGTGTTCGGCCAGTCGTTGAACTACCCCATCAGCCTGTCATTGGCGAACGAGGGCTCGCCAGTCGCCGGCGCATACGCCATGGCACTGAGCGGTTTCCTGCACCAGTTGATGGCCTCCGCGATCGGCGCCTTGGCCAGCCTGTTGTTGAGTCAACAGGCCTGGCCATTGGCGCTGTTGTGCACGCTGTTGGCGATGGCGGCGATGTTGTGCGTCAGGTTCATGCCGCCTCGGGCCACTTAGAACGCGCCGCGGAAAATTTCCTCGATCTGGCGCTGGTCCGCCGCTCGCGGGTTGGTCAGGCCGCAGGCATCCTTCAAGGCGTTGGCGGCGAGTACCGGCACGTCATTGAGGCGCACGCCCAGCTCACGCAAGCCCGCTGGAATGTCCACATCCACGGCCAGGCTGCGAATCGCCGCGATGGCGGATTGCGCACCTTCTTCAGGGCTGAACCCACGAATATCGGCCCCCATGGCATGGGCTACGTCCGTCAGCCGGACGGCACAGACCGCGGCATTGAAACTCTGCACATGGGGCAGCAACACGGCGTTGCACACGCCATGGGGCAAGTCATAGAAGCCGCCCAACTGATGCGCCATCGCATGCACGAAACCCAGCGAAGCATTGTTGAATGCCATCCCCGCCAGAAACTGCGCGTAAGCCATGTTCTCCCGTGCGGCCAAGTCATTGCCGTCACGCACGGCCAGGCGCAGGTTGTTGCTGATCAAGGTAATCGCTTTGAGGGCGCAGGCGTCGGTGATGGGCGTGGCGGCGGTGGAGACATAAGCCTCGATCGCATGGGTCAGCGCATCCATGCCGGTCGCGGCGGTCAATCCTTTTGGCATCGCCACCATCAGGGCTGGGTCGTTGACCGACATCAGCGGCGTGACGTTGCGGTCGACGATGGCCATTTTCACATGACGCGTCTCGTCCGTGATGATGCAGAAACGGGTCATTTCACTGGCGGTGCCGGCCGTGGTGTTGATGGCGATCAGCGGCAGTTGCGGCTTGCTGGAGCGGTCGACGCCTTCGTAGTCGCGGATCTGCCCGCCATTGGTCGCGCACAACGCGATGCCCTTGGCGCAATCATGGGGAGAGCCACCACCCAGCGACACGATGAAATCGCAGCGGCTTTCCTTCAGCAAGCCGAGCCCGAGTTCAACGTTGGCGATGCTCGGGTTGGGCTTGGCACCGTCGTAGATCACGGCGTCGACATCCTGTAATGCCAGCAACTCGGCCACCTTGGAGGCCACGCCGGCCTTCGCCAACCCCGCGTCGGTGACGATCAGTGCCTTGCGAAAGCCGTAGTTGCGGATGGCGGTCATCGCCTCGTCGAGGCAACCCAGGCCCATGATGTTCACGGCGGGAATGAAAAAAGTGCTGCTCATGGGGACACGCTCCTGAAAGAGGCCGGATCGGCAGGGGCGTACAGGATTGACCGACTGGTCACAACGTATCTTGATCTGGCTCAAGACTGGGTCGTGATAAAGTCACGCCCTGCCTTTGCCACGTTTTGAGATGACTTTCGCAATGACCGATTTCCAGGAATACGACGCCCGGCTCGAAGATTGGGAGACCTTGCGCGCCGACACGGCCTTCAGCGGCCTGTTGGTAGGCAACGGCGCCAGCCGCGCCGTGTGGGACGATTTCGGCTATGACTCGTTGTTCGAAAACGCCCGTACCGTCGAGGAAAAACCCCTCAGTCCGTCGGAGCTGAGCGTGTTCGATGCGCTGCAGACCCGCAGTTTCGAGCAGGTGCTGGGTGCGCTGAAAACCACCAGCCGGGTCAACAAGGCCCTGGCGGTGAGCTCCGCCGCGCCGCGCAATCGCTACTACGCGATCAAGGAAGCGTTGATCAACGCCGTGCACGCCATGCACATCCCCTGGCGGCTGGTGCAAGCGTCGACCCTGCAACGTCTCAACCAGGAACTGGGCCGCTACCGCACGGTGTTCACGACCAACTACGATTTGCTGAGCTACTGGGCGATCCAGCACGCTCCCGACACCGTCACCGACCTGTTCCTGGGAGCCGATCACAGCTTCGACCTGAGCCAGGCCAACACGGATAAACCACGCCTGCTGTACTTGCACGGTGGCTTGCACCTGGTGCGCAACCAGGACGGCACGGCACGCAAGCTCACCTCCACCGAGGGTACGTTGCTGGGCAGTTTCGCCATCAACAACACCCTCAAGACCCTCGATGATGTCCCACTGTTCATCAACGAAGGCCCGAGCCAGGACAAACTCAAGACCATCCGCAGCAGTGACTACTTGTCGTTCTGCTACGACCAGTTGCTGCAGCACGGCGACAACCTGTGCCTGTTCGGCCACGCCCTGGGCGAGCAGGACAGCCACATCGTTGATGCCCTGCGCCAGGCCGCGCCGAGAACCTTGGCCATCTCGATCTACCCGCGCAGCCAGGCTTTTATCCAGCACCAGAAACGGCATTACGCCAAGCTATTCCAAGGCCTGGACATTGAGCTGCGCTTCTTCGATGCCAAGAGTCATCCGCTGGGCGATCCGAAGCTGGCAGTGCCGGTTGAGGTGTAGTCTCCCGGTGACGTCTACAGGGTAATCGCCGTGCCCAGCAACGTCAGGAACCCCGCCAACCAGTTCGGATGCGCCGGCCAGGCCGGTGCCGTGGCCAGGTTGCCCTGGACGTGACCTTCGGTTACCGGAATATCGATGAAAGTCCCGCCGGCCAAGCGCACCTCCGGGGCACACGCCGGATAGGCGCTGCACTCGCGGCCTTCCAGGATGCCCGCCGCCGCGAGCAATTGCGCACCGTGGCACACCGCGGCGATCGGCTTGCCGGCCAGATCGAAATCACGCACCAGTTGCAGGACCTCTTCATTCAGGCGCAGGTATTCCGGAGCGCGACCGCCCGGCACCAGCAGCGCATCGTAATCGGCGGCCAGGACCTTGGCGAAGTCATGGTTGAGGGCAAACAAATGCCCCGGTTTTTCGCTGTAGGTCTGGTCGCCCTCGAAATCATGGATCGCGGTGCGGACGGTCTGGCCAGCCGTTTTATCCGGGCACACGGCATGCACCGTGTGGCCGATCATCTGCAACGCCTGGAACGGCACCATGACTTCATAATCTTCGACGTAATCGCCGACCAGCATGAGGATTTTCTTTGCGGCCATGGACTGGGCTCCTTTGGAATGCGTGAGGGTGGACGCTTTAAAGGTAGACCGGTACATCGGTAGGTGAGGGATAAGCGCTGATTACCTGACGGGCTGTACCTCTGCCCCTCGTGGGAGCGAGCTTGCTCGCGATTCAGGCGATGCGGTGTTTCAGGCACACCGCGTTATCGTTTCATCGCGAGCAAGCTCGCTCCCACAAGAGGTCAGTGCTGTGCGGCGAGGTAGCCATCCGCTCGCAGCAGCGTTTCGAGGCAGTGCTCGGTGATGTGATAGAACGCCTTGAGTTCTTCGATCCTGGCGAGCAGTTCGGCGGGATCCGCCGGTTCGGCACGCTTGACTGCGAGGATCATCTTGTTCTTGTTGGTGTGGTCCAGGGAAATGAACTCGAACACCTTGGTCTCGTAGCCGCAGGCTTCGAGGAACAACGCCCGCAAGCTGTCAGTGACCATTTCCGCCTGCTGGCCCAGGTGCAAGCCGTACTGCAACATCGGCTTGAGCAGCGCCGGGCTCTGGATCTGCAGGCGGATCTGTTTGTGGCAGCACGGCGAGCACATGATGATCGAGGCGCCCGAGCGGATGCCCATGTGGATGGCGTAGTCGGTGGCAATGTCACAGGCGTGCAAGGCGATCATCACATCCACCGCGCTCGGCGCCACGCTGCGCACGTCGCCATGCTGGAAGCTCAGGCCCGGGTGCTCAAGCCGCGCGGCGGCTTCGTTGCACAGCTTGACCATGTCTTCGCGCAACTCGACCCCGGTCACCACGCCTTCGGCCTGCAAGGTGTTGCGCAGGTAATCGTGGATGGCGAAGGTCAGGTAGCCCTTGCCCGAGCCGAAGTCCGAGACCCGCACCGGCTTGTCCAGGGCCAGCGGCGAAGACGTCAGTGCATGGCTGAAGACCTCGATGAACTTGTTGATCTGCTTCCATTTGCGCGACATCGCCGGAATCAGTTCGTGCTTGTGGTTAGTCACGCCCAGGTCAGCCAGGAATGGCCGGCTCAAGTCGAGGAAGCGGTTCTTCTCGCGGTTGTGCTCGGTCGATGGCACCTCCCGCAATTGCTGGGGCTTGCTCTTGAACAGCGAGCTCTTGCCCTTCTTGCTGTACTCCAATTGCGCCTCGTCGGTGATCGCCAGCAGATGCGCGTTCTTGAACGAAGCCGGCAACAGCGCGGCGATGGTATCCACGCCTTCGGCCAGCGGGAAATTCTTGGTGATGTCGCGGGTCTTGTAGCGATAGACGAAGGACAGGCAAGGCTGATCCTTGACCGTGAGCTGCTTGATGATCAGCCGCTGCAGATCGGTTTCGTCACCGACGTACTTGGCCAGCACCAGCTTGATGAACGCGTTCTGCTCGAGATTGGCTTGCAGCAGCGCGATGAACTGGGCGTGGTGATCCGGCGCGGGACGGGCGGGAGTTGCAGTGACGGACATGGAGAAGCAGCCTCGGGGCGGGCGGATCGGGAATGGCGGGTATTTTAGGGGGGATGGGGTGCCAGGGCACGGGGAATTTCCTGTGGCGAGGGGATTTATCCCCGTTGGGCTGCGCAGCAGACCCAAATCAGACAACAGATCTCGACCCATAACCGGCTGTCGGCTAAAGGGGGCTACGCCCCCAACGGGGATAAATCCCCTCGCCACAACGGTGTCCGGCAGACACTCAGCCCAACACCACCAACCGATTCGGCAGTTCATTACGCGCATGGGTCACCGGTACGTGCTCCTTGAGCAATTCGCCGCAGGCCTCGATGCACGTCACAAAACCCTGCAACGTCTGGCCTTGGCGAACCTGCTGGGTGAACGCCGCGACAATCGCATCCCAATGTGTATTGTCGAGTCGCTTGGAAATGCCCTCGTCCACCAAAATCTCCACATAGCGCTCGGCCTCGCAGACGAAGATCAGCATGCCGGTGCTGCCCACGGTGTGGTGCAAGTTCTGTTCGAGAAATTGCCGGCGCGCCAGGTTGGAAGCCCGCCAGTGGCGTACGGAGCGAGGGATCAGGTGCGTGGTGATGCCATGCATGCGAAACACCAGGCACAGCACGATGAAACTACCCCACTGCACCCACAGCAGACTGTGCAGGGTCAGCCAACCTGTCAGGTACTGCAAGGCGCCGGGGACCACCAGTGCCAGCAGGCTGGCCCATAGCAACGGGATGTAGGCGTAGTCATCGGCGCGGGCGGCAAGCACCGTGACCAGCTCGGCGTCGGTGTCGCGCTCGACCCGGGCGATGGCCTCGGCCACTTTGTGTTGTTCGTGTTCAGTCAGTAATGCCATGTTTGAAAAAGCCCGCTCATTATTGTTCTCACCAGCCGCCCGACGAACCGCCGCCCCCGAAACTGCCGCCACCACCGCTGAAGCCACCGCCTCCGCTGCCACCGAAGCCACCACCGCCGCTTCTGTAACTGCTACCACCGGAACCGCCGCCGCTGGGCAGGATACCGAGCACTTGGCAGACGAATATCGTCAGGATGAAAAGCATCGCCAGGAAGATGAACAGCCCCGGATGGCGCTCGACGAAATCCCTCTCGTCCTGCTCACCCGCGTTGTACGCGGCTGCCGGTTCATCGAGGGAACTGCCGCCCAGGACCACGAGCATCGCCGCCACGCCGTCACTGATGCCCTTGTTGAAATTGCCCGTCTTGAACGCCGGGGTGATTACCTGGTTGATGATCACCGAACTCTGGGCATCAGTCAGACGATCCTCCAGGCCATAACCCACTTCGATGCGCAGTTTACGATCATCGCGGGCGACGATCAGCAGCGCGCCGTTGTTTTTGTCTTTCTGCCCGATGCCCCAGTGGCGGCCCAATTGATAGCCGAAGTCTTCGATGCTGGCGCCCTGGAGGTTGGCCAGCGTGACGACGACCACCTGTTCGCCGGTGGCCTGTTCATGGGCCTTGAGTTGCCCATCGAGTTGCGCGCGGACCGACGGGTCGAGCAGTTGGGCGGAGTCCACCACCCGCCCGGTCAATGCCGGGAAGCTCAATTCGGCCTGGGCCGTGATGGCAAAGACCCAGAGCAACAGCACCAGGCCAAATTTCAACACTCGCATCAGAACTCCTGTGTGGGAGCGAGCTTGCTCGCGATAGCGGTGGATCAGTTTGCATCAATGTTGGATGTGCGGCCGCCATCGCGAGCAAGCTCGCTCCCACAGTTTTTTCAAAACTTCACTTCAGGCGCTTTTTCGGCATTCGGGCTGGTGGCCTCGAAGGTCTCGCGGATCGGCAAGTCGCTGTACATCACGCTGTGCCACAGGCGACCGGGGAAGGTGCGGATTTCGGTGTTGTATTTCTGCACCGCCAGGATGAAGTCGCGACGGGCCACGGCGATGCGGTTCTCGGTGCCTTCGAGCTGCGACTGCAAGGCCAGGAAGTTCTGGTTGGCCTTCAAGTCCGGGTAGCGCTCGGACACCACCATCAAGCGGCTCAATGCGCCGCTCAACTGATCCTGGGCTTGCTGGAACTGCTTGAGTTTTTCCGGATTGTCCAGAGTGCTGGCATCGACCTGGATCGAAGTGGCCTTGGCCCGCGCTTCGATCACCGCCGTCAGGGTTTCCTGCTCATGCTGGGCATAACCCTTGACGGTTTCCACCAGGTTGGGAATCAGGTCGGCGCGGCGCTGGTACTGGTTCTGCACCTGGCCCCAGGCCGCCTTAGCCTGTTCGTCCAGCGTCGGGATGTTGTTGATGCCGCAACCGGCCAGCAGTGTGGTGAACAGCATCAGGGCCAGCAGTTGCAGGCCGCTGCGGTGGTTCAGTCGTGGATTCATCAGGTGAAGCTCTCCGTTGCATTGCATTAACAAAACACCGCCACCTATCTTGCCGGTGTCTGGGGCATAATCGCCGCCGCACTGGATCGAATCGGGTCTATGGGCTAAAAGATGCGCGGTGCGAAACTAAGTTCATCGCCACAGGTTCGAAAGTGTGCTGCATTTAATTGGATAACACCCGAACAACAATAGCCGCTCCTCACATTTAGGCTGACCGGCGTGTACTGATCACCGCCCTTTAGGCTTGCGAGAAAACTATTCATGAAGAAGCTGTGTTTGCTGGGCCTGTTTGTCACCCTGGCCAGTCAATCCGTATTAGCCGACAACCCGCCAGCCCCCATAGAGAACAAGGACGCTTTCATCAGCAACCTGATGAAACAGATGACCCTTCAGGAAAAGATCGGCCAGCTGCGCCTCATCAGCATCGGCCCGGAAATGCCCCGGGAGATGATCCGCAAGGAAATCGCCGCCGGCAACATCGGCGGCACGTTCAACTCCATTACCCGCGATGAAAACCGTCCGATGCAGGACGCGGCCATGCGCAGCCGGCTGAAGATCCCG
This genomic interval from Pseudomonas alvandae contains the following:
- a CDS encoding aminotransferase class I/II-fold pyridoxal phosphate-dependent enzyme, which gives rise to MNQTALPPHRFSNYRKVISLADQDWQNADTGKAAGLNVHIESPNVLVDQHGRTFHHFCTTSYLGLDYHPALLDGAMTALWEAGTLRVANSKNRCKLEILDQYESQLSELFGASCLSALSCSAASSGILPLLASGALTGNRPPVMVFDKQAHYSMNHIKAACADETQVITCPHNDMDFLEDVCKRHANVTYVADSAYSMGGMADLDSLMCLKQRHGLFLYLDDSHALSAVGPSGIGLVRSRIQAVDERTLIVASLAKSFGASGGLAMFGSERHKTLVQRYGGPSNWSQSLNSAAIGAGMASIRLHRSPEFSSLQERLQANIRLFDSLIRTEQYASPMAIRLVHCGEAVLATRLAVELAELGYFTSAVFFPVVPQDKAAIRITLRADMTPEVIRSFCEQVIDLLLAHGRDTRP
- a CDS encoding MFS transporter yields the protein MNNRTTLIVTCATVFLAQLGMSIYLPAVPDIALDLKANAAQVSWGLSVYLIGMALPMLSWGSLSQRLGRKPVLLAALVLYGLGNLALPLGTSLEAFLTFRLIQGIGASGISVMARVLIRDTFSGGVLAKALSWISIAFVVALGIGQYLGSLIQLAFGWEAIFLGLGAVSLVMAAAVSRARFPILTEVNSGQSAWHVYGQIVRHRGFLLPALAGGLGYGVIIAFNTGAPLILQESFHWSAIEYGLLGWPISAAYLLGALAVNAFVLRTGQRRLMGWGIALVLGGSVTMLTGSIALGSVALLFWLPYCFAVFGQSLNYPISLSLANEGSPVAGAYAMALSGFLHQLMASAIGALASLLLSQQAWPLALLCTLLAMAAMLCVRFMPPRAT
- the yiaY gene encoding L-threonine dehydrogenase, with the protein product MSSTFFIPAVNIMGLGCLDEAMTAIRNYGFRKALIVTDAGLAKAGVASKVAELLALQDVDAVIYDGAKPNPSIANVELGLGLLKESRCDFIVSLGGGSPHDCAKGIALCATNGGQIRDYEGVDRSSKPQLPLIAINTTAGTASEMTRFCIITDETRHVKMAIVDRNVTPLMSVNDPALMVAMPKGLTAATGMDALTHAIEAYVSTAATPITDACALKAITLISNNLRLAVRDGNDLAARENMAYAQFLAGMAFNNASLGFVHAMAHQLGGFYDLPHGVCNAVLLPHVQSFNAAVCAVRLTDVAHAMGADIRGFSPEEGAQSAIAAIRSLAVDVDIPAGLRELGVRLNDVPVLAANALKDACGLTNPRAADQRQIEEIFRGAF
- a CDS encoding DUF4917 family protein: MTDFQEYDARLEDWETLRADTAFSGLLVGNGASRAVWDDFGYDSLFENARTVEEKPLSPSELSVFDALQTRSFEQVLGALKTTSRVNKALAVSSAAPRNRYYAIKEALINAVHAMHIPWRLVQASTLQRLNQELGRYRTVFTTNYDLLSYWAIQHAPDTVTDLFLGADHSFDLSQANTDKPRLLYLHGGLHLVRNQDGTARKLTSTEGTLLGSFAINNTLKTLDDVPLFINEGPSQDKLKTIRSSDYLSFCYDQLLQHGDNLCLFGHALGEQDSHIVDALRQAAPRTLAISIYPRSQAFIQHQKRHYAKLFQGLDIELRFFDAKSHPLGDPKLAVPVEV
- a CDS encoding DJ-1/PfpI family protein translates to MAAKKILMLVGDYVEDYEVMVPFQALQMIGHTVHAVCPDKTAGQTVRTAIHDFEGDQTYSEKPGHLFALNHDFAKVLAADYDALLVPGGRAPEYLRLNEEVLQLVRDFDLAGKPIAAVCHGAQLLAAAGILEGRECSAYPACAPEVRLAGGTFIDIPVTEGHVQGNLATAPAWPAHPNWLAGFLTLLGTAITL
- a CDS encoding class I SAM-dependent methyltransferase codes for the protein MSVTATPARPAPDHHAQFIALLQANLEQNAFIKLVLAKYVGDETDLQRLIIKQLTVKDQPCLSFVYRYKTRDITKNFPLAEGVDTIAALLPASFKNAHLLAITDEAQLEYSKKGKSSLFKSKPQQLREVPSTEHNREKNRFLDLSRPFLADLGVTNHKHELIPAMSRKWKQINKFIEVFSHALTSSPLALDKPVRVSDFGSGKGYLTFAIHDYLRNTLQAEGVVTGVELREDMVKLCNEAAARLEHPGLSFQHGDVRSVAPSAVDVMIALHACDIATDYAIHMGIRSGASIIMCSPCCHKQIRLQIQSPALLKPMLQYGLHLGQQAEMVTDSLRALFLEACGYETKVFEFISLDHTNKNKMILAVKRAEPADPAELLARIEELKAFYHITEHCLETLLRADGYLAAQH
- a CDS encoding TPM domain-containing protein, which produces MALLTEHEQHKVAEAIARVERDTDAELVTVLAARADDYAYIPLLWASLLALVVPGALQYLTGWLTLHSLLWVQWGSFIVLCLVFRMHGITTHLIPRSVRHWRASNLARRQFLEQNLHHTVGSTGMLIFVCEAERYVEILVDEGISKRLDNTHWDAIVAAFTQQVRQGQTLQGFVTCIEACGELLKEHVPVTHARNELPNRLVVLG
- a CDS encoding TPM domain-containing protein; translated protein: MRVLKFGLVLLLWVFAITAQAELSFPALTGRVVDSAQLLDPSVRAQLDGQLKAHEQATGEQVVVVTLANLQGASIEDFGYQLGRHWGIGQKDKNNGALLIVARDDRKLRIEVGYGLEDRLTDAQSSVIINQVITPAFKTGNFNKGISDGVAAMLVVLGGSSLDEPAAAYNAGEQDERDFVERHPGLFIFLAMLFILTIFVCQVLGILPSGGGSGGSSYRSGGGGFGGSGGGGFSGGGGSFGGGGSSGGW
- a CDS encoding LemA family protein, with translation MNPRLNHRSGLQLLALMLFTTLLAGCGINNIPTLDEQAKAAWGQVQNQYQRRADLIPNLVETVKGYAQHEQETLTAVIEARAKATSIQVDASTLDNPEKLKQFQQAQDQLSGALSRLMVVSERYPDLKANQNFLALQSQLEGTENRIAVARRDFILAVQKYNTEIRTFPGRLWHSVMYSDLPIRETFEATSPNAEKAPEVKF